One genomic window of Elaeis guineensis isolate ETL-2024a chromosome 2, EG11, whole genome shotgun sequence includes the following:
- the LOC105054162 gene encoding uncharacterized protein isoform X1: protein MDLDVSQSSSSKGGMHQVGDSGSDEIYGTRSYKGGLLHLNTGTRSMNPDVIDTKCLSAGLSKFLNNVFDPMATDGKGKNEIHSTCYYGCQLLILQVVAEESFNLDAGGKDFIGPCARSISLPHDVLKMVDSNGNFVALSSIFCNFLQGYCSLFVTLIPYDVILADGNEFNHSEPGTLQTKWVINYFVFVNAIWGSTRGSIFLFESSLVFLLAKTVTHTFPYLMSIMW from the coding sequence GTTCTGATGAGATCTATGGTACAAGGTCTTATAAAGGCGGGCTCTTACACTTAAATACTGGCACAAGAAGTATGAATCCTGATGTGATCGACACCAAATGTTTATCTGCTGGCCTGTCTAAGTTTTTGAATAATGTTTTTGACCCGATGGCTACAGACGGGAAGGGTAAGAATGAAATCCACTCCACATGTTATTATGGTTGCCAACTCTTAATCCTGCAGGTTGTTGCCGAGGAATCCTTTAATCTGGACGCTGGTGGGAAGGACTTTATTGGTCCTTGTGCCCGTTCAATCAGTCTCCCACATGATGTTTTAAAAATGGTTGATTCTAATGGGAATTTTGTAGCTCTGTCTTCTATTTTCTGCAACTTCTTACAAGGCTACTGCTCTTTATTTGTCACGCTGATCCCATATGATGTTATACTTGCTGATGGGAATGAATTTAACCACTCAGAGCCTGGAACATTACAAACCAAATGGGTGATAAATTATTTTGTCTTTGTCAATGCAATATGGGGCTCTACCAGAGGGagtatttttctttttgaatctTCTTTGGTCTTCTTGCTTGCAAAAACTGTGACACATACTTTTCCCTACTTAATGAGTATTATGTGGTAA